Proteins co-encoded in one Psychromonas sp. L1A2 genomic window:
- a CDS encoding DUF6796 family protein produces the protein MDKKTYNTLLLTGIAGFLAALLVGIGEFTLQFSPLGGYEVEGYGYFANVTKDKLTIGHFFSTLAAPLYILGYWHLGQMFIRGGSKVHGWIITLLGGYAFMVGNAWLGGRIYLALTAHEIADTTDTNVVLQLQSLLSDFGTHNEPLVNALRLAMVVVSVLWIWRIVIGKTLYPRWVALFSPALILGVIFMTYFTGLSIGVWLLPAAMNVVHLIVFTISLYSLHRVYKIGLPTQSQD, from the coding sequence GTGGATAAAAAAACATATAACACGTTATTACTCACTGGCATCGCTGGGTTTCTAGCTGCTTTGTTAGTTGGAATAGGGGAGTTCACTTTACAGTTTTCTCCTCTCGGTGGTTACGAAGTTGAGGGGTACGGTTACTTTGCTAATGTGACTAAAGACAAATTAACGATAGGGCATTTCTTTAGTACCTTAGCGGCGCCATTATATATTTTAGGCTACTGGCACCTTGGACAAATGTTTATTCGAGGTGGTAGTAAAGTACATGGTTGGATTATCACCTTATTAGGTGGTTACGCCTTTATGGTCGGTAATGCTTGGTTAGGTGGCCGCATTTATTTAGCCTTAACTGCGCATGAAATTGCCGATACGACTGATACTAATGTAGTACTTCAATTACAGAGCTTATTAAGCGACTTTGGGACGCACAACGAACCACTTGTTAATGCATTGCGCTTGGCGATGGTTGTTGTGTCTGTGCTTTGGATATGGCGTATTGTCATCGGTAAGACACTTTACCCGCGTTGGGTTGCACTGTTTAGCCCTGCCTTAATCTTAGGAGTGATCTTTATGACTTACTTTACTGGGTTAAGTATTGGTGTTTGGTTATTGCCAGCTGCAATGAATGTGGTGCATTTAATTGTATTTACTATCTCACTTTATTC